Proteins encoded together in one Prunus dulcis chromosome 3, ALMONDv2, whole genome shotgun sequence window:
- the LOC117621825 gene encoding uncharacterized protein LOC117621825, producing METKRTTAAAVQIQQHTAIATAWWLIYRLVNCLEYPKTWLEETRSMLMIVATMISTSTFQAAVNPPGGVWQENNTNSSAGGTTYCTQNNICLAGTSVAGSAFPKEFLAFVTFNTISFLASLSVNLLLVGGFPLRNRVIMWLLSMAMCLTLTSMALTFLQASLLVVPNTDILVSHGVRSRKSAVLVWIALLLTIASIHTIRLIIWLSRKLWGRFKHKFPKSLRKVVDSLVDSSRARHRTNKF from the coding sequence atggaaacaaaaagaactaCTGCCGCTGCTGTTCAGATTCAGCAGCACACAGCAATAGCAACAGCTTGGTGGCTGATATATAGACTGGTAAATTGCTTGGAATACCCAAAAACTTGGTTGGAAGAGACACGTAGCATGCTGATGATTGTGGCAACCATGATATCAACTTCAACTTTCCAAGCTGCAGTTAACCCACCCGGTGGTGTTTGGCAAGAGAATAATACAAATAGTAGCGCTGGAGGCACTACTTATTGCACCCAAAATAACATATGCTTGGCTGGAACTTCAGTGGCAGGCAGCGCCTTCCCAAAAGAATTCCTCGCGTTCGTAACATTCAATACCATCTCGTTTCTTGCTTCTCTCAGTGTCAACCTTTTGCTTGTTGGCGGATTTCCCCTCCGGAATCGCGTAATTATGTGGCTTTTATCAATGGCCATGTGTCTCACTCTCACTTCTATGGCGCTCACCTTTTTACAGGCTTCCTTGTTGGTGGTTCCAAATACTGACATTCTCGTTTCACACGGAGTTAGATCCCGTAAATCCGCTGTGTTGGTTTGGATTGCGTTGCTTCTAACCATCGCTTCAATCCACACCATTCGCCTTATCATTTGGTTGTCAAGGAAGTTGTGGGGCAGGTTCAAGCATAAGTTCCCAAAAAGCCTCAGGAAAGTGGTTGATAGTTTGGTGGATAGTTCGAGAGCACGTCACCGTACCAACAAATTCTGA